In a single window of the Pelodiscus sinensis isolate JC-2024 chromosome 18, ASM4963464v1, whole genome shotgun sequence genome:
- the RBM38 gene encoding RNA-binding protein 38 isoform X3 has product MHTVQKDTTFTKIFVGGLPYHTTDSSLRKYFEGFGDIEEAVVITDRQTGKSRGYGFVTMADRAAAERACKDPNPIIDGRKANVNLAYLGAKPRSIQTGFTIGVQQLHPAFIQRPYGGAGVASCRIVRNVGLTP; this is encoded by the exons ATGCACACCGTGCAGAAGGACACTACCTTCACCAAGATCTTCGTCGGGGGGCTGCCCTACCACACCACCGACTCCTCCCTGAGGAAGTACTTCGAGGGCTTCGGGGACATCGAGGAGGCGGTGGTGATCACCGACCGGCAGACGGGCAAATCCCGGGGATATGGCTTT GTGACCATGGCAGACAGAGCTGCAGCTGAGAGAGCATGCAAAGATCCCAACCCCATCATTGATGGCAGAAAAGCAAATGTGAACCTGGCATATCTGGGAGCAAAACCAAGGAGTATTCAAACTG GTTTTACCATAGGTGTGCAGCAGCTACATCCAGCCTTTATTCAGAGACCGTATGG TGGGGCAGGTGTGGCGTCGTGCCGCATAGTTAGGAACGTTGGGCTAACGCCCTGA
- the RBM38 gene encoding RNA-binding protein 38 isoform X2, producing MHTVQKDTTFTKIFVGGLPYHTTDSSLRKYFEGFGDIEEAVVITDRQTGKSRGYGFVTMADRAAAERACKDPNPIIDGRKANVNLAYLGAKPRSIQTGFTIGVQQLHPAFIQRPYGLTPHYIYPQAIVQPSVVIPTPVQSITSPYIDYTSASQAYTQYTTAAYDQYPYAASPAAGFVGYGYTNTLQQPITASNPAAHTTAFVQYQPQQLQPDRMQ from the exons ATGCACACCGTGCAGAAGGACACTACCTTCACCAAGATCTTCGTCGGGGGGCTGCCCTACCACACCACCGACTCCTCCCTGAGGAAGTACTTCGAGGGCTTCGGGGACATCGAGGAGGCGGTGGTGATCACCGACCGGCAGACGGGCAAATCCCGGGGATATGGCTTT GTGACCATGGCAGACAGAGCTGCAGCTGAGAGAGCATGCAAAGATCCCAACCCCATCATTGATGGCAGAAAAGCAAATGTGAACCTGGCATATCTGGGAGCAAAACCAAGGAGTATTCAAACTG GTTTTACCATAGGTGTGCAGCAGCTACATCCAGCCTTTATTCAGAGACCGTATGG GCTCACCCCTCACTATATTTACCCTCAAGCGATTGTTCAGCCGAGTGTGGTCATCCCAACCCCCGTGCAGTCCATCACGTCTCCCTACATAGACTACACCTCCGCGAGCCAAGCCTACACCCAGTATACCACAGCTGCCTACGACCAGTACCCCTACGCCgcttctcctgctgctggcttTGTGGGATACGGCTACACAAACACCCTTCAGCAGCCCATCACAGCTAGCAATCCGGCAGCACACACCACGGCTTTTGTTCAGTATCAGCCCCAACAGCTGCAGCCCGACCGTATGCAGTAA